Sequence from the bacterium genome:
TGATCCATCATCCCGTCCTCGTTCTCACGCTTGATGAACCTGGACAAGCTTTCCTCCCTACAGCGGTTGGACGATGCAGCCGCCGCGTGTATTCAGAGCGCCCCGGGAGGGGCGGCGTCAACTCAGAGGTTCAGGCTGCTCTTGTAGATAATCCCGGCCAGTTCGAGCGCGAAATTGTTGCAGCGCTCCACGATCATTTTCACCCGGCTGTTCAGGTAGTTGTAGCCCACGACCGCCGGAATAGCCACAAACAGGCCGGCCACTGTGGTAGTCAGGGCGTCCGCGATGCCGGGGGCGACCACCGCGATGTTGGCCGAGCCCTTGGTCGCAATGTCCAGGAAGGAGATCATGATGCCCCAGACCGTGCCCAGCAGGCCGAGGAAAGGGCTGATCGTGGTGCAGGTGGCCAGGAAGACGATATACTTGCGCAACTCGGCGGCGCGGTCCGAAATGACACGCTCCATCGACATCAGCAGGTTGTCGCGCATCATCACCGTGGGATCGAACCCCAGACCGCTGTCCGCAGCGCGGGCGGCGATCAGCTTGCGCAGCTGGTGCACCTCGCGCACGGCGGTGCTGACCATGATCCCGATGGGAGAGACATCCATGTCGCGGGCCGCCTCCTGGATCTGTTCCAGGTCGCGCGCCTTGCGGAACCTCTCCATGAACATGTCGATCTCGGCAATTGCACGGCGAAGCAACCTGAACTTAGAACCCATTATCGCCCAACTGACTACGGAGAAGATCGCCAGTGTGATCAGTATGAGCTGCGCTTCCCAACTGGCGTGAATAATCTTGTCCAGCAAATCTTTTCTCAAGGCTCAGCCCTTTCTGTCTCTGCTTTCTCCGGTCACAATTTCACTATCTTCTCCGACACCAGGCCGCGCGAACCGAAAGCGTTGCGGGTGTCCACTATCGAGCGCGCATTCTTCAGCACCATCGGATAGTCGAAGCCGCTGTGGTCGGTGGTGACCACCACGCAGTCGACCGCGGCGACCAGC
This genomic interval carries:
- a CDS encoding MotA/TolQ/ExbB proton channel family protein, which gives rise to MRKDLLDKIIHASWEAQLILITLAIFSVVSWAIMGSKFRLLRRAIAEIDMFMERFRKARDLEQIQEAARDMDVSPIGIMVSTAVREVHQLRKLIAARAADSGLGFDPTVMMRDNLLMSMERVISDRAAELRKYIVFLATCTTISPFLGLLGTVWGIMISFLDIATKGSANIAVVAPGIADALTTTVAGLFVAIPAVVGYNYLNSRVKMIVERCNNFALELAGIIYKSSLNL